In Aspergillus flavus chromosome 3, complete sequence, one genomic interval encodes:
- a CDS encoding putative ubiquinone biosynthesis protein (ubiquinone biosynthesis protein) translates to MRAALRAPLRASDFAPAPVLRYTSSAPWIRPFQRASGPSSVHRSVSNSAQAFSKARQLRPRVPLVALRPHASYSTKTSNLFGAAEKANGNGRKSSGSEWSRRKVITYTVVGGTIVIGVVAFSDNAQHLYRAAARTGRVVGTLAVCINDYRVTLNRETSSPEERNEELRACHKRCAERTLRVLERNGSIFIKLGQHLSSMGYLLPLEWTTTFIPLQDKCPISSIESIEEMFIADTGCRIDELFSSFDPEPIGAASLAQVHIGILKETGQKVAVKVQHPALAEWVPLDLALTRFTFSTLKRFFPEYDLEWLSKEMDLSLPQELDFRMEADNARRASEYFKEHSDAPLVIPEVMWAQKRILVMEFLSGRRPDDLEFLDSNNIDRDEVSAALAHIFNEMIFGDNAPLHCDPHGGNIAIRKNTNRRGQNFDIILYDHGLYRDIPRDLRRNYAKLWLAVIEADEAHMREYSRKVAGITDEQFPLFASAITGRDYTKLTKKNIATTRTAAEKESMSGALGEGMLQQLVELLGQVPRIILLILKTNDLTRSLDENLHTRQGPVRTFLILARYATRTVFEEQMDLIHETGGLLRPFNFLRFLAAWTAFLRVELKLSVYETLLSLKSRFGLL, encoded by the exons ATGAGGGCGGCGCTCCGCGCTCCACTGCGGGCATCCGATTTTGCTCCTGCGCCGGTGCTTCGATATACCTCGTCTGCTCCTTGGATTCGCCCTTTCCAGCGCGCATCGGGCCCCTCGTCTGTTCACAGATCGGTTTCAAACTCAGCACAAGCCTTTAGCAAAGCCCGCCAACTGCGCCCACGAGTACCATTGGTAGCGTTAAGACCGCACGCTTCTTATTCAACAAAGACCTCCAACTTGTTTGGTGCGGCGGAGAAGGCGAACGGCAATGGCAGAAAATCATCGGGGTCAGAATGGTCACGGAGGAAAGTGATCACGTATACGGTCGTTGGGGGAACTATAGTCATCGGAGTGGTGGCATTCTCAGACAATGCTCAGCATCTCTATCGTGCTGCGGCGAGAACAGGAAGGGTCGTTGGCACATTGGCTGTGTGCATCAATGA CTACCGAGTAACCCTCAACCGAGAAACATCCTCACCCGAAGAGCGAAACGAGGAACTCCGAGCATGTCACAAACGGTGCGCAGAGCGGACCCTGAGGGTTCTCGAGAGGAATGGTTCCATTTTTATTAAGCTGGGGCAACACCTCAGTAGCATGGGCTACTTGCTGCCATTAGAGTGGACGACAACCTTCATTCCGCTCCAGGATAAATGCCCTATCTCCTCGATCGAATCAATCGAGGAAATGTTCATAGCCGACACCGGCTGTCGAATCGATGAGCTCTTCTCAAGTTTCGACCCGGAGCCAATTGGCGCCGCTTCCCTTGCCCAAGTTCACATCGGTATCCTGAAGGAAACGGGTCAGAAGGTGGCAGTCAAGGTGCAGCATCCAGCATTGGCGGAATGGGTCCCCTTGGATCTAGCATTGACCAGATTTACCTTTTCCACCCTGAAGCGCTTCTTCCCTGAGTACGATTTGGAGTGGCTTTCGAAGGAAATGGATCTGTCCTTGCCACAAGAATTAGATTTTAGGATGGAAGCGGACAATGCTCGGAGGGCTAGCGAGTACTTCAAGGAACATTCAGATGCGCCGCTTGTCATTCCAGAGG TTATGTGGGCTCAGAAGCGCATACTCGTCATGGAGTTCTTGTCCGGCCGTCGACCGGACGATCTGGAGTTTCTGGATTCTAACAACATTGATCGTGACGAAGTCTCCGCCGCCCTAGCGCATATTTTCAACGAGATGATTTTTGGCGACAATGCCCCTCTGCACTGCGATCCGCATGGTGGCAATATTGCGATCCGCAAGAACACTAACCGGCGCGGTCAAAACTTCGACATCATTCTTTACGACCATGGATTGTACCGTGATATCCCCCGCGATTTACGTCGCAACTACGCCAAGCTGTGGTTGGCCGTCATCGAAGCTGACGAGGCACATATGCGCGAGTATTCCCGCAAGGTGGCGGGCATCACAGATGAGCAGTTCCCTCTCTTCGCCAGCGCAATCACTGGTAGAGACTACACCAAGTTaacaaagaagaacatcGCCACCACACGCACAGCTGCAGAGAAGGAGAGCATGTCCGGCGCTCTTGGAGAGGGCATGTTGCAGCAGCTGGTCGAACTGCTGGGCCAGGTACCCAGAATCATACTCTTGATTCTTAAGACCAATGACCTCA CCCGCAGTCTCGATGAGAATCTCCACACCAGACAAGGTCCTGTCCGCACGTTCTTGATCCTCGCTCGCTACGCCACTCGCACCGTCTTTGAAGAACAAATGGATCTCATCCACGAAACGGGCGGTCTTCTCCGTCCCTTCAACTTCCTTCGCTTCCTCGCTGCTTGGACCGCGTTCCTCCGCGTCGAGCTCAAGCTATCGGTCTACGAGACATTGCTATCTCTGAAGAGTCGATTCGGACTACTCTAG
- a CDS encoding FAD carrier protein (NAD+ transporter) produces the protein MFSEEHGTSATANGSQEQQITHSDGPLTPSFNASSTTGPQSSALITRLELLSTRVPDFYIAPFCGASAGVASGIVTCPLDVIKTKLQAQGGFVRRGGQVVEAKALYRGMLGTGRMIWREDGIRGLYQGLGPMILGYLPTWAVYLAVYDRSREYYHEVTDSWWLARGYASLTAGACSTIVTNPIWVIKTRLMSQSLRSDSEGFRAPWRYSGTWDAARKMYKTEGIRSFYAGLTPALLGLTHVAIQFPLYEYLKMAFTGYGIGEHPDNGTSHWIGISLATFLSKICASTVTYPHEVLRTRLQTQQRTSPVSSPEEIAFRGGVDHPESRGRPPTAASSDGMPNRPRYTGIVRTCQTILKEEGWRAFYSGIGTNLFRAVPAAMTTMLTYEYLRKTISHLQHEGALKQQMAEEAEDSAGI, from the exons ATGTTTTCAGAAGAACACGGCACTTCGGCGACTGCCAACGGCTCCCAAGAGCAGCAGATTACACATTCAGACGGCCCTCTCACCCCCAGCTTCAATGCGTCTTCCACTACAGGCCCGCAGAGTTCTGCGCTTATTACTCGCCTCGAACTACTCTCTACCCGCGTTCCAGATTTCTATATTGCCCCGTTTTGCGGTGCCAGTGCAGGTGTAGCGTCGGGTATTGTGACATGTCCTCTCGATGTGATCAAGACCAAGTTGCAAGCCCAAGGTGGGTTTGTCCGAAGAGGTGGGCAGGTGGTCGAAGCGAAGGCTTTATACCGAGGTATGCTGGGTACTGGAAGGATGATATGGCGTGAAGATGGTATTCGAGGACTATACCAAGGTTTAGGCCCCATGATTTTGGGATATTTGCCTACATGGGCTGTTTATTTGGCAGTTTATGATAGGTCTCGAGAGTATTATCATGAAGTCACTG ATAGTTGGTGGCTTGCAAGAGGTTATGCTTCTCTAACGGCTGGCGCTTGCTCTACGATTGTGACTAATCCGATTTGGGTCATCAAAACGAGACTCATGTCACAGAGCCTTAGATCAGATAGCGAGGGCTTCCGTGCTCCATGGCGGTACTCCGGCACGTGGGATGCGGCTCGCAAGATGTATAAGACCGAAGGAATTCGGTCATTTTACGCGGGGCTCACACCGGCATTGTTGGGATTGACACACGTTGCCATACAATTTCCGCTTTATGAATACTTGAAAATGGCATTTACTGGGTATGGAATCGGGGAACATCCTGACAACGGTACTTCTCACTGGATTGGGATATCGTTGGCGACATTCCTCAGTAAGATCTGTGCGAGCACTGTGACCTATCCCCATGAGGTACTGCGCACGAGACTTCAAACCCAACAGAGAACGTCACCTGTGTCTTCACCGGAAGAGATCGCTTTCCGCGGAGGAGTAGACCACCCAGAGAGCCGTGGTAGGCCTCCAACAGCGGCCTCATCGGATGGCATGCCTAACCGGCCTCGGTATACAGGGATCGTTCGTACGTGTCAGACTATCTTGAAAGAAGAGGGTTGGCGAGCATTTTACTCGGGAATAGGCACGAACTTATTCCGTGCTGTTCCGGCCGCAATGACCACCATGCTTACATACGAATATCTACGGAAAACCATTAGCCACTTGCAACACGAAGGGGCATTAAAGCAGCAGatggcagaagaagctgaagactCTGCCGGTATATGA
- a CDS encoding putative iron-sulfur cofactor synthesis protein (involved in Fe-S cluster formation), translating into MSFFYHGSSDLSEANSPKVGSFNKNDADVATGLVGAPACGDVMKLQIRVDKDTNVISDVRFKTFGCGSAIASSSYLTELVRGMTLEEAGKIKNTEIARELLPPVKLHCSMLAEDAIKSAISNYYTKNPNARTTNLGGTGASIPNVKVEIEKSEGAAATA; encoded by the exons ATGTCCTTCTTTTATCACGGTAGCTCCGACCTGAGTGAGGCTAACAGTCCCAAAGTTGGCAGTTTCAACAAGAACGATGCCGATGTTGCCACTGGTCTTGTTGGCGCCCCCGCTTGCGGTGATGTCATGAAGCTTCAGATTCGTGTTGACAAGGATACGAATGTGATCAGCGATGTCAGGTTCAAGACATTTGGCTGTGGCAGCGCCATCGCTAGTTCGAGTTACCTGACAGAGTTGGTGCGCGGTATGACTCTCGAGGAGGCCGGAAAAATTAAGAATACTGAAATTGCCCGTGAACTTT TGCCGCCCGTGAAGTTGCACTGCTCGATGCTTGCTGAGGACGCCATCAAGTCCGCGATTTCCAACTACTACACCAAGAACCCTAACGCTCGTACAACCAACCTTGGAGGTACCGGTGCCTCTATCCCTAACGTCAAGGTCGAGATTGAGAAGTCCGAGGGTGCCGCTGCTACTGCTTAA